A genomic stretch from Malus domestica chromosome 15, GDT2T_hap1 includes:
- the LOC139191815 gene encoding uncharacterized protein, whose product MERYFKRKSTKDNLSPFTTDIPKSSNENNIESILTNLPGDPGLQLRILEYDPNIRDQLEIPDQAGLAFRGHDKSEDSSNKGNFLELLKFLVDHNVGIKDVMFKNAPQNLKLTSHDIQTDIVYVAACETTNAIMFDIGDDTFFSVLVDELHDISVKEQMIVVLRYVNTNGQVVERFVSIKHVPNTTVFSLKDAIDQLFFTNGLSISRFRRQGYDRVSNTQVLKMIVDDGVSLDQRGEGDILLNLLQSFDFVSSLFLMKEILGITNVLSQTLQKIDLDIASVMALVKACKQQLQAIRDNGWDVWLDKVSSFCSKHDIDIPDIFIARGRSRRRVENLTNLHHYRVDLFIDVIDKQLQELNNCFNEIKRDRQYPLVYLLVKLALILLVATALVERAFSTMKIVKNPHHNRMTDQRLYDSLVVYIKKKVFDSIDNDVVIRCFQNMRTCGGQL is encoded by the exons atGGAGAGGTATTTTAAGAGAAAATCAACCAAAGATAACCTTTCACCCTTTACAACGGATATTCCTAAAAGCTCAAATGAAAATAACATAGAAAGTATACTGACAAATCTTCCAGGAGATCCTGGGCTTCAACTTCGGATATTAGAATATGATCCAAATATTAGAGATCAA CTAGAGATTCCAGACCAAGCAG GTCTTGCTTTTCGTGGTCATGATAAAAGTGAAGATTCAAGCAATAAGGGTAATTTTCTTGAGCTTTTGAAGTTTCTTGTAGATCATAATGTGGGTATTAAAGATGTGATGTTTAAAAATGCTCCTCAAAATCTCAAGTTAACATCACATGATATTCAAACAGATATTGTGTATGTAGCAGCATGTGAAACCACCAATGCTATCATGTTTGATATTGGTGATGAtactttcttttctgttttggttgatgaattgcATGATATATCAGTGAAGGAGCAAATGATAGTTGTACTTCGCTATGTGAATACCAATGGACAAGTAGTTGAAAGATTTGTGAGCATAAAGCATGTTCCTAATACCACTGTTTTTTCACTTAAAGATGCAATTGATCAATTATTCTTTACAAACGGATTAAGCATATCTAGATTTCGTAGACAAGGTTATGATAGGGTTAGCAATACGCAAG TGCTTAAGATGATTGTAGATGATGGTGTAAGTCTTGATCAAAGAGGTGAAGGGGATATTTTGTTGAATCTTTTGCAATCTTTTGATTTTGTCTCTAGTCTCTTTCTGATGAAAGAAATATTGGGAATCACAAATGTGTTGTCACAAACATTGCAAAAGATAGATCTTGATATAGCGAGTGTTATGGCTTTAGTCAAAGCTTGTAAGCAACAACTACAAGCAATTAGGGATAATGGATGGGATGTTTGGCTTGATaaagtttcttctttttgtaGCAAGCACGATATTGATATTCCTGATATCTTTATAGCTAGAGGGAGGTCACGACGTAGAGTTGAAAATTTGACAAACCTTCATCACTACCGTGTTGATCTCTTTATTGATGTTATTGATAAGCAGCTTCAAGAGTTGAACAATTGTTTTAACGAG ATAAAGAGGGATAGACAGTATCCCTTGGTGTACTTGCTAGTGAAATTAGCATTGATTTTACTTGTTGCGACTGCTTTAGTTGAAAGAGCTTTTTCGACGATGAAAATTGTGAAGAATCCACATCATAATAGGATGACTGATCAACGGTTGTATGATAGTTTGGTTGTGTACATTAAGAAAAAGGTATTTgattctattgataatgatgtTGTAATACGATGTTTCCAAAATATGAGAACATGTGGTGGAcaattataa
- the LOC103401486 gene encoding uncharacterized protein isoform X2, with protein sequence MASHSAKDDVLLRRRPILLLLLQQNPRRNRSGGAQWFSSRTESARTEFGSENAYEVLGVSETSSFAEIKASFHKLAKQTHPDLAESKTDSDASRRFVQILAAYEILSDCEKRAHYDMDLLSQRKLVQKHSEQVMTFSMYKGHLSTYKKMEVVEWLKWYRLAINDVLSERRVVVGTGYFDVLERDFYSAIHAAYYGPLIESMELLPDCFEAEERSVYETPEVLHLVSGRDLFGMVRLGNKIPELSYYNNMKLNYSTSAGLGICLSVEDFSISRNSGGIDDVGNANTETWDIKNDPPDAYKDLELHLCGRVVATATRVPPKNNRDGKQNEESDRIHVFLSCNENTVHTNKGFSQDSFLGGAVGSRILLGTITGLGTSSEEGSCFVYNSSGSKTHVIMKHRTLLVKHLYWYELGEKVSVCECRCSRARLPPSKRLHPAMYLLSLAYRTLDLEDAQRRKNTFKDVVDRRLFKILNWCKRLI encoded by the exons ATGGCTTCTCATAGCGCCAAAGACGACGTTCTGCTTCGCCGTCGTCCAATTCTTCTGCTATTACTTCAACAGAACCCAAGGCGCAATCGGAGTGGTGGAGCTCAGTGGTTCAGTAGCAGAACCGAGTCAGCTCGGACCGAGTTCGGCTCAGAAAACGCGTACGAGGTCCTAGGTGTTTCCGAAACCAGCTCATTTGCCGAAATCAAAGCGTCTTTCCACAAATTGGCCAAGCAAACTCACCCGGACCTCGCCGAGTCGAAGACCGATTCCGATGCTTCTCGCCGATTCGTGCAAATCCTCGCCGCCTATGAG ATTCTTTCGGATTGCGAAAAGAGGGCCCATTACGACATGGACCTGTTATCTCAGAGAAAGCTTGTGCAGAAACATTCTGAGCAAGTCATGACATTCAGCATGTATAAGGGTCATCTAAGTACATATAAGAAGATGGAAGTTGTTGAATGGTTGAAGTGGTATAGACTAGCTATAAATGATGTTTTGTCGGAGAGGAGGGTGGTGGTTGGTACAGGTTATTTTGATGTTCTTGAGAGAGATTTCTATTCAGCCATACATGCGGCTTACTATGGCCCCCTGATAGAGTCTATGGAGCTTCTTCCGGACTGCTTCGAAGCTGAAGAGAGGTCTGTGTATGAAACTCCAGAGGTGCTGCATTTGGTATCAGGCCGTGACCTTTTTGGGATGGTCCGTCTGGGCAATAAAATTCCAGAATTGTCATATTACAACAATATGAAATTGAATTATTCCACATCTGCGGGTTTGGGAATTTGTCTTTCTGTTGAGGACTTTAGCATCAGCAGGAACTCTGGTGGCATTGATGATGTTGGAAATGCAAATACAGAAACCTGGGATATCAAAAATGACCCACCAGATGCATATAAAGATTTAGAATTGCATCTATGTGGAAGGGTGGTTGCTACAGCCACCAGAGTCCCTCCAAAAAACAACCGTGATGGGAAACAGAATGAAGAGTCTGATCGCATTCATGTTTTTCTCAGCTGTAatgaaaatactgtgcatacCAACAAAGGGTTTTCTCAAGATTCATTTTTAGGTGGTGCCGTTGGATCAAGGATTCTGTTGGGTACAATAACAGGATTAGGGACTAGCTCTGAAGAAGGGTCCTGCTTTGTCTACAATAGCAGTGGTTCCAAAACCCATGTGATTATGAAGCATAGAACATTGCTG GTGAAACACTTGTATTGGTATGAATTGGGAGAAAAGGTTTCTGTTTGTGAGTGCAGATGCAGTAGAGCTCGGTTGCCACCAAGCAA GAGACTCCATCCTGCGATGTATCTTCTTTCTCTTGCATATAGAACTTTAGATCTTGAAGATGCACAAAGAAGGAAAAATACATTCAAGGATGTCGTGGACAGACGACTTTTTAAAATTCTCAATTGGTGCAAAAGACTTATTTAG
- the LOC103401486 gene encoding uncharacterized protein isoform X1 codes for MASHSAKDDVLLRRRPILLLLLQQNPRRNRSGGAQWFSSRTESARTEFGSENAYEVLGVSETSSFAEIKASFHKLAKQTHPDLAESKTDSDASRRFVQILAAYEILSDCEKRAHYDMDLLSQRKLVQKHSEQVMTFSMYKGHLSTYKKMEVVEWLKWYRLAINDVLSERRVVVGTGYFDVLERDFYSAIHAAYYGPLIESMELLPDCFEAEERSVYETPEVLHLVSGRDLFGMVRLGNKIPELSYYNNMKLNYSTSAGLGICLSVEDFSISRNSGGIDDVGNANTETWDIKNDPPDAYKDLELHLCGRVVATATRVPPKNNRDGKQNEESDRIHVFLSCNENTVHTNKGFSQDSFLGGAVGSRILLGTITGLGTSSEEGSCFVYNSSGSKTHVIMKHRTLLVKHLYWYELGEKVSVCECRCSRARLPPSKFWLFEPRCGMHDIGGWYIETFGRDKKGRMLPSQRYWDGFDAGKQFEKRLHPAMYLLSLAYRTLDLEDAQRRKNTFKDVVDRRLFKILNWCKRLI; via the exons ATGGCTTCTCATAGCGCCAAAGACGACGTTCTGCTTCGCCGTCGTCCAATTCTTCTGCTATTACTTCAACAGAACCCAAGGCGCAATCGGAGTGGTGGAGCTCAGTGGTTCAGTAGCAGAACCGAGTCAGCTCGGACCGAGTTCGGCTCAGAAAACGCGTACGAGGTCCTAGGTGTTTCCGAAACCAGCTCATTTGCCGAAATCAAAGCGTCTTTCCACAAATTGGCCAAGCAAACTCACCCGGACCTCGCCGAGTCGAAGACCGATTCCGATGCTTCTCGCCGATTCGTGCAAATCCTCGCCGCCTATGAG ATTCTTTCGGATTGCGAAAAGAGGGCCCATTACGACATGGACCTGTTATCTCAGAGAAAGCTTGTGCAGAAACATTCTGAGCAAGTCATGACATTCAGCATGTATAAGGGTCATCTAAGTACATATAAGAAGATGGAAGTTGTTGAATGGTTGAAGTGGTATAGACTAGCTATAAATGATGTTTTGTCGGAGAGGAGGGTGGTGGTTGGTACAGGTTATTTTGATGTTCTTGAGAGAGATTTCTATTCAGCCATACATGCGGCTTACTATGGCCCCCTGATAGAGTCTATGGAGCTTCTTCCGGACTGCTTCGAAGCTGAAGAGAGGTCTGTGTATGAAACTCCAGAGGTGCTGCATTTGGTATCAGGCCGTGACCTTTTTGGGATGGTCCGTCTGGGCAATAAAATTCCAGAATTGTCATATTACAACAATATGAAATTGAATTATTCCACATCTGCGGGTTTGGGAATTTGTCTTTCTGTTGAGGACTTTAGCATCAGCAGGAACTCTGGTGGCATTGATGATGTTGGAAATGCAAATACAGAAACCTGGGATATCAAAAATGACCCACCAGATGCATATAAAGATTTAGAATTGCATCTATGTGGAAGGGTGGTTGCTACAGCCACCAGAGTCCCTCCAAAAAACAACCGTGATGGGAAACAGAATGAAGAGTCTGATCGCATTCATGTTTTTCTCAGCTGTAatgaaaatactgtgcatacCAACAAAGGGTTTTCTCAAGATTCATTTTTAGGTGGTGCCGTTGGATCAAGGATTCTGTTGGGTACAATAACAGGATTAGGGACTAGCTCTGAAGAAGGGTCCTGCTTTGTCTACAATAGCAGTGGTTCCAAAACCCATGTGATTATGAAGCATAGAACATTGCTG GTGAAACACTTGTATTGGTATGAATTGGGAGAAAAGGTTTCTGTTTGTGAGTGCAGATGCAGTAGAGCTCGGTTGCCACCAAGCAA ATTTTGGCTGTTTGAGCCTCGCTGTGGCATGCATGACATAGGCGGTTGGTATATTGAAACATTTGGTAGAGATAAGAAAGGCCGCATGTTGCCATCTCAACGGTATTGGGATGGCTTTGATGCTGGAAAACAATTTGAAAA GAGACTCCATCCTGCGATGTATCTTCTTTCTCTTGCATATAGAACTTTAGATCTTGAAGATGCACAAAGAAGGAAAAATACATTCAAGGATGTCGTGGACAGACGACTTTTTAAAATTCTCAATTGGTGCAAAAGACTTATTTAG
- the LOC108169603 gene encoding protein CONSERVED IN THE GREEN LINEAGE AND DIATOMS 27, chloroplastic, with product MLRAQVYCSLLFSPPKVKLVTVGSSSTSWLIQYRSARRLPKGVSIKALKDGAGGETSGFRGQSWDPGSEIEVPFEQRPVNEYSSLKDGALYSWGELGPGPFLLRLGGLWLVTFTTLGLPIAAASFNPSRDPLRFALAAGTGTLFVVSLIVLRIYLGWSYVGDRLLSAVIPYEESGWYDGQMWVKPPEVLARDRLLGSYKVKPVIKLLKQTLVGTGALLVTGVLLFIFATPVEDFVRTTFGTKQNSSDVSASKISSKFNISKEELLKLPTDVKANDDLAAAAAEAADGRPVYCRDRFYRALAGGQYCKWEDLLK from the exons ATGCTCCGAGCGCAAGTGTATTGCTCTCTGCTCTTTAGTCCTCCAAAAGTCAAGTTAGTGACGGTTGGTAGCAGCTCCACCTCATGGCTCATCCAATACCGTAGTGCTAGAAGGCTGCCCAAGGGGGTTTCTATCAAGGCCTTGAAAGATGGGGCAGGCGGGGAAACGAGTGGCTTCCGCGGGCAGAGTTGGGATCCGGGGTCAGAAATTGAGGTTCCTTTTGAGCAAAGGCCG GTGAATGAGTACTCATCTCTGAAGGACGGAGCCTTGTACTCGTGGGGCGAACTGGGACCTGGGCCCTTTTTACTTCGACTCGGAGGTTTGTGGTTGGTAACTTTCACAACTCTAGGATTGCCTATTGCTGCTGCAAGCTTTAATCCATCAAGG GACCCTCTAAGATTTGCGCTAGCCGCTGGAACTGGAACTCTTTTTGTTGTATCGTTGATTGTCTTAAGAATTTATCTG GGATGGAGTTATGTTGGTGATAGGCTACTATCAGCAGTCATACCTTACGAAGAGAGTGGCTGGTATGACGGACAAATGTGGGTAAAGCCCCCTGAG GTCTTGGCTCGTGACAGACTCTTGGGATCTTACAAG GTCAAACCAGTTATCAAATTGCTGAAACAGACTCTAGTTGGAACAGGGGCATTACTTGTTACAGGAGTGCTGCTGTTTATCTTTGCTACACCAGTGGAAGACTTTGTTCGCACCACATTTGGCACGAAACAAAACTCGTCAGATGTTTCCGCCTCAAAAATCAGCTCAAAGTTCAATATAAG TAAAGAGGAGTTACTTAAACTGCCTACGGATGTGAAGGCCAATGATGATCTAGCAGCAGCCGCTGCTGAGGCTGCTGACGGAAGACCAGTCTACTGCAGAGATCGGTTTTATCGTGCATTAGCAGGTGGACAATACTGCAAATGGGAGGATCTGCTTAAGTGA
- the LOC103401483 gene encoding probable prolyl 4-hydroxylase 9 isoform X2 — translation MRPKSGKGNWSSKFKFKGILGLPTTLIFCSFFFLAGFFGSSLLSQHVSGGGNRLRARLLETEYNSMPYGKTGDDSLTSIPFQVLSWYPRALYFPNFATAEQCESIIGLAKPRLKPSILALREGETEESTKDIRTSSGVFLSASDDKSGTLDVIEEKIARATMLPRTHGEVASFLLYLSDVQEGGETMFPYENGSNTDGTYDFRECVGLKVKPRKGDGLLFYSLLPNGTIDMLALHGSCPVIEGEKWVATKWIRDQEQED, via the exons ATGAGACCCAAAAGTGGGAAAGGGAATTGGAGCTCCAAGTTCAAGTTCAAGGGCATACTCGGGTTGCCCACCACTTTGATCTTctgctccttcttcttccttgctgGCTTCTTTGGCTCCTCCCTCCTCTCCCAG CATGTGAGTGGTGGTGGTAATAGGCTGAGAGCGAGACTGTTGGAGACAGAGTACAATTCGATGCCTTATGGCAAGACCGGTGACGATTCTTTAACTTCCATTCCCTTCCAG GTTTTGAGTTGGTATCCGCGAGCATTATATTTTCCTAATTTTGCAACTGCGGAGCAATGCGAAAGCATAATCGGTTTGGCAAAACCACGCCTTAAACCATCGATTTTGGCTTTGCGAGAAGGAGAGACAGAGGAAAGCACAAAGGATATACGAACAAG TTCGGGCGTGTTTCTTTCCGCTTCTGATGATAAATCCGGGACTTTGGATGTGATTGAGGAAAAGATTGCAAGGGCTACAATGCTTCCCAGGACACATGGAGAG GTTGCATCATTCTTGTTGTATTTAAGTGATGTTCAAGAAGGCGGTGAAACCATGTTTCCTTACGAG AATGGCTCAAACACGGATGGAACCTATGATTTTCGGGAATGTGTTGGTTTGAAAGTGAAGCCACGGAAAGGGGATGGACTTCTGTTTTATTCATTGCTTCCAAATGGTACAATTGATATG TTAGCATTACACGGGAGCTGTCCTGTAATCGAAGGGGAAAAATGGGTAGCTACAAAGTGGATCAGGGATCAAGAACAGGAGGATTAG
- the LOC103401483 gene encoding probable prolyl 4-hydroxylase 9 isoform X1 has protein sequence MRPKSGKGNWSSKFKFKGILGLPTTLIFCSFFFLAGFFGSSLLSQHVSGGGNRLRARLLETEYNSMPYGKTGDDSLTSIPFQVLSWYPRALYFPNFATAEQCESIIGLAKPRLKPSILALREGETEESTKDIRTSSGVFLSASDDKSGTLDVIEEKIARATMLPRTHGEAFNILRYEIGQKYNSHYDAFHPDQYGPQKSQRVASFLLYLSDVQEGGETMFPYENGSNTDGTYDFRECVGLKVKPRKGDGLLFYSLLPNGTIDMLALHGSCPVIEGEKWVATKWIRDQEQED, from the exons ATGAGACCCAAAAGTGGGAAAGGGAATTGGAGCTCCAAGTTCAAGTTCAAGGGCATACTCGGGTTGCCCACCACTTTGATCTTctgctccttcttcttccttgctgGCTTCTTTGGCTCCTCCCTCCTCTCCCAG CATGTGAGTGGTGGTGGTAATAGGCTGAGAGCGAGACTGTTGGAGACAGAGTACAATTCGATGCCTTATGGCAAGACCGGTGACGATTCTTTAACTTCCATTCCCTTCCAG GTTTTGAGTTGGTATCCGCGAGCATTATATTTTCCTAATTTTGCAACTGCGGAGCAATGCGAAAGCATAATCGGTTTGGCAAAACCACGCCTTAAACCATCGATTTTGGCTTTGCGAGAAGGAGAGACAGAGGAAAGCACAAAGGATATACGAACAAG TTCGGGCGTGTTTCTTTCCGCTTCTGATGATAAATCCGGGACTTTGGATGTGATTGAGGAAAAGATTGCAAGGGCTACAATGCTTCCCAGGACACATGGAGAG GCATTTAACATCTTGCGCTATGAGATCGGGCAGAAGTATAATTCTCATTATGATGCATTCCACCCTGATCAATATGGTCCTCAGAAGAGCCAAAGG GTTGCATCATTCTTGTTGTATTTAAGTGATGTTCAAGAAGGCGGTGAAACCATGTTTCCTTACGAG AATGGCTCAAACACGGATGGAACCTATGATTTTCGGGAATGTGTTGGTTTGAAAGTGAAGCCACGGAAAGGGGATGGACTTCTGTTTTATTCATTGCTTCCAAATGGTACAATTGATATG TTAGCATTACACGGGAGCTGTCCTGTAATCGAAGGGGAAAAATGGGTAGCTACAAAGTGGATCAGGGATCAAGAACAGGAGGATTAG
- the LOC103401484 gene encoding uncharacterized protein, which produces MAVVIESSVWEPNPGVYIFIFLASLFSIIVFPYASSSGSSSSSGKAPSLFDHGISPTASSLRFQRNFLLIYSLASGMEGVWSVFGEFELAYYGLSRKQMMFSLCVGFAASLIVGSFLGVLSDLIGPKKVCILFCILHLFLGLWKRITDHPSILVARICLSLTASIFSFSFETWMVVQHEEQGHRQDMLSETFWLMSFFEAASLIGSQVLSNWLIGDNLEKNMASHSITAVFLAILGLVCLLRGWTQTPQKVALKEYRASFSAYIFGDKRIWLLAWAQACLHFSIAVFWILWAPTIVADGREVHLGLIYPCFLGSRMLGSTVFPWLNSGLSSLRTEDCLVYAFIILGLVLSITAYDYQEIGVLVTLFCIFHAGLGVVLPSLARLRTMYVPNALRGGMISLSQAPANAAILLFLVQGKYYHNIGNSTIIAFAALGLFTAAGCMHVLKRWGKQPYHNWHKL; this is translated from the exons ATGGCGGTGGTGATTGAGAGCTCCGTTTGGGAACCGAATCCCGGCGTATACATATTCATCTTCCTGGCCTCTCTCTTCTCCATCATCGTCTTCCCTTATGCTTCTAGCagcggcagcagcagcagctccGGCAAAGCTCCGTCGCTCTTCGACCATGGAATCTCCCCCACCGCTTCCTCTCTGCGCTTCCAGCGCAACTTCCTTCTCATCTATTCTCTCGCCTCGG GTATGGAAGGAGTGTGGTCTGTATTTGGAGAGTTCGAATTAGCTTACTACGGTTTGAGCAGAAAGCAAATGATGTTTTCTCTCTGTGTTGGATTTGCAGCATCTCTCATTGTTGGTTCTTTCTTAGGCGTGCTTTCGGATTTAAT AGGTCCAAAGAAAGTTTGCATCCTCTTTTGCATTCTACATCTCTTTCTTGGCTTGTGGAAGAGAATTACTGATCACCCGAGCATTTTGGTGGCGAGAATTTGCTTGTCTCTCACAGCTTCTATTTTTTCATTCAGTTTTGAGACGTGGATGGTAGTTCAACACGAAGAG CAAGGGCACAGGCAAGATATGTTGAGTGAGACGTTCTGGTTAATGAGTTTCTTTGAGGCTGCATCTCTTATTGGAAGTCAGGTGCTTTCAAATTGGCTCATTGGTGACAATTTGGAGAAAAACATGGCTTCTCATTCTATTACAGCCGTCTTCTTGGCAATACTTGGCTTAGTCTGTCTCCTGAGAGGATGGACACAAACCCCACAAAAAGTAGCTCTTAAGGAGTATAGGGCATCTTTCTCTGCATATATTTTTGGTG ATAAAAGAATATGGCTTTTGGCATGGGCACAAGCTTGTCTTCACTTCTCTATAGCAGTCTTCTGGATACTATGGGCCCCTACAATAGTG GCTGATGGACGAGAAGTGCACCTAGGGTTGATATATCCATGTTTTCTGGGCTCAAGAATGCTTGGAAGCACAGTATTTCCGTGGCTGAATAGTGGACTGTCATCCCTTAGAACTGAGGATTGCCTAGTATATGCATTCATCATACTGGGGCTTGTATTGTCCATAACAGCTTATGATTATCAG GAAATTGGAGTTTTAGTGACACTGTTTTGCATATTTCACGCTGGTCTCGGGGTGGTTTTGCCTTCACTTGCCAGATTGAGGACCAT GTATGTACCTAATGCACTCCGTGGAGGGATGATAAGCCTTTCTCAAGCACCTGCAAATGCAGCAATTCTGCTTTTTCTGGTGCAA GGGAAATATTACCATAACATTGGTAATTCAACAATCATTGCTTTTGCTGCCCTTGGGCTATTCACAGCAGCTGGTTGCATGCATGTCTTGAAGCGATGGGGGAAGCAACCATATCACAACTGGCATAAATTGTGA